TTTAGGTGATTCAAGTTTagttgttttgtgtttttaattttatttatatataacaaGATATCTGCATTAAACTTATTTAAATTATAGAAAGCAATATTCACTTGAGCATAAAAAAAATGCACACAACTCTAATTAATTTGACTAAGTCAATGTCTACCATTGGCTTTATGCTTTGAGTCTCATGATTGTGCTTCTTCATTATTCGGCTTAACGCGCGTATCCCAAGCTCATATCCAGCAAATATGAAGTAATTTAATGCCTGTTTCCAATCTTATCataatttcttggttttcattttcttcataCACAACAGTACAACGTAGAAAAGATAATCCTCAACTTACAAAGGGCAAATTTCATTTAACATATTTTCAAGATTAGGAACTAATGAATTctgttttatttaggtttcggTAAAAGTTTAAAAAGCAAACAAGATGCTAACTAAAACACCTGCAAACATAGGCTAATAAATTAAATGTACATCacataattttttatcaaaagggaaaaaaatgatatatatatatatatatatatatatatttgtcttTCTAAAAGGTAACTTGAACtcaaactaataaaaaagaaaggaaatcaCTATTGATCAgacttaaaaatgaaaaaatggtCATTGCATTTCgtaatttcaattttatttttctgataTGTATAAACTAAATTTCCTATTTTACAAGACAAGTTAAAATAACTTCTGGcaacaaattgggcagaaaggCCACTAATCATATATTCAATTGGCATAATTCCtagttctctttttttttttttttaaggtgaaAATATATTGTGTTATAATATTTGTGATCATACGTTCACTTTATAGTTCTTCATTAGGTATTTATATTCTATTCGCCATAATCATGTGTCCTCAATTACCACCATAATAATATGTGGCGTGCATGCTACTAGCTAGCCACTTGCAAAATCCAGCTGAAGCAAATCATGCAATACATACACCTAGTATGGTGAATCTTTTGTGATATATAAGTGCTAGATTTAATACATACGCATAGTTTTGAAACTAAAATAGAGTACTTTTTCGAGAGATTGATGAACGTACCTGAATAGACACTTTGGGTGGTGGGGGCTTTGTAACAACATAAAACACAAGCAGTGCGATACACAAACTCAACATAGCCCTCCAACTTATTTGCAAAAGTATCCATACAAACGAATCCGAATATCGATATGAACAATACCTCTTCCACCACCCCGATCTTTTCCCAACCACATAATAATACTCCTCGTCATCATCTTCATCGCCAAAGTGATCATCACTACCTTTGACGATAACCAGACGGTTTTCGCAATTATCGGTCCCTGTGCCATTACTACGTGCATCAAAGGAGATCTTTTTTTGGTGCAGGAATGAGTGACTGGATCCACGGGAGGACAAGTAGTGCGAGAGAGTGAAGCGAGTGGCCTCTTCATGAAGGGTTGGGTTTGCTGGATCGGGTCGTGTTGGGGAGTGGAATTCAGATTCCGGGATGGGGTTTCGGATATCAGCACTGTTGGAATGGGAGTTGGTGGATGGGCTTTGCACGTAGTATGCACAAGGGTATGAATGAAATAGAGCTTCTTGGTCCTGATCATGCTCCATAAATAatattgagagagagaaagagagagagatatgatTTGGAGCTCTAACCCTCTTACATGGGAATGGGGTTTTTGGAAGGTTTTTAaactgcagagagagagagagagagagagagagagagaggttgctTTGTTTTGTTGTGTGGGGTTTGGCTAGTAGGCTAGGCTATGAGGGTATATGAGCCAAAGAATGCTTCGCTTAGTAGGAAAGATTGAAACCATTGAGCACAATCAGTAATCAAACAAATTTTCATTATTACAAACAGCAAAAcagcaataataataataataataatcacgTTTTATTTTCTATTCCCTTATAAGTTTTAAGAAGAGTAATGTtatagagactaaatttgtagacaaaattttgaaaactaaaaaacatgaaagttgatgattgatttattacttacaCATTGATAAATATGCttattcttattggtgacacatcatttagtttgcaaatttagtcttcctgaCATTACCTTTTTAAGAACGTTACTTTATTTGTTTAAACAAAAATGTTACTTCATTGTACCTCTACAAATTATGCATGGTCATAAAAATTGACCCAATcaacttaaaaattaattttctcagACTATCTCCAATATAAAAAACCAGAACTTATATATCTTTGAAAAGTGGGAGTTCTCACTTTTTAACTCGCAAGTTACATCCAAATTCAAACAAGACTTTGCATATAGAACGAAGGTTATATGGATCCCAACATTTTCCATACGTTGTAGACATATTAAgttaaaggggtgtgctatccacacaccccattttacttctcacacatctcatgataatttatgtccgttgatctttttcaattcatccgattcgacggtcgaaaattaaaaagatgtgtgagaagtaaaatggggtgtgcggatatcacacccctaagtCAAATTGAGAATCAAATACAACTCTTGCTACCAAATTTTTGGTGCATTAGAAATAGCCTCATGCATATTATATCACACAAATAATAGCAAATTGTTTCACAAATCTTTATGTGTGCTTAACTAAAATCTAAGTATGTATTAAACAAAGATTCTAATTTTATTTCACCGGCCATCCCTCACCACCTAGACTATGGCTCATCATTCAACtatgaaatttttaaatttaagatcTGCCTTGTAATTATTTCCTTTTGagatatcattttcactttattgaaaattaaaacttaTCTAATAACTGTTTagttatcaaaagaaaaaaaattaaaatcaagccaaattttctctctctaaaataaatttcaagcttttgttttcattttcatcTTTTATGGTCTATTTTCTCATTCACCAATTCGGTAAACATGGATCGCTCTGTAGTCTCAAAACCCAACTATTTAGAACCATGTGACTTGGTGACTCTGCGGCTTGACTATTGCAATTAATTATGATCCAATAAGAGCTCAGGATTTAGCCCTGACAAACATGTCATATTTGTCATGTTCGTATTATTTTTGTATAATACCCGTTATTTTGATAGATTATGTCACGTCAAGCCCATTGTCTTAACATGTTCTTAATAGGTGGCCGGATAATGGACCGACTCGTTGATGGGTGTCATTTCGTATCAGTTTAGTGGGTTATACAATAAATTGCCGTGCATATTGTCTAGACCTGATAAATagtttgtgtttgtgttgtttATGCTTTATACCATTAtcttagcttaacgggttgttaaTTAACTTGTGAACTATAACGACCCGAAATGATAACGAATGACCAGATAATAATCCAAAATGTTACCGGGAGACCTAATAACGACTTGACTTATTAACGAGTCAACTCGAaacttattgttttttattatttcgcgTCCGATTGACTGGTCATGCAACAAATTGAGAAGCCTAGCTAGGCTTTCAGACAGGCCTCGAGAGTCGAGACCTAACGAGACCTAACGACTCAAAATTCATTAACAAAATACTCCAGACTCATTATGACATGCCCTTTCATTCTATGTCCTCACATTTACAATTTtaacttaaataaaaaacatcatTTCCAACTTTCTTACAAAACGAAAACTAAAaccagttttttattttttattttttattttaaaatatcaaacaagttTCTGCTTTTTATATATgagcaaaagaaaattagaaactaaaaaaaaaatagttatcaaacaagttcttggtgttttttttttttttttttggatgatGAAAGTAGATGACCCCCAAATTTTTTGAAGAGAAAAACACATggttggaggaggaggaggaggaggaggaggggaggggggggggtggggttgGGGTTTGAACTCTCTTCATGGGTCTTAATTAGCTTCATTTGTACTCACCGCCTCCAAGAATATCGTCATAATAGTAATAAAAGCATACCACAAAATAATACACCAACCACCTATTGATGTTCCTTATTAACAGTAAGATTTGTCAACAGTAGCATAGAAAAACTTCCCCCAAAGGATTATCTTATCTAACTACCTAAAATGTTACAAAAAACTGGATTGTTATTCCTACTGACTTTCACTTATATAAATTCAACGAAGATTTGTATGCATATACTAGATACACAGAGGAGGtacactcacacaaatttttgggattttatgAGTTGATTTGGTAATTTTAATAAAATCCAACAAAAACAGGACATAAACAAAAGTGAAATAATGAAAAAAGgtttagttcataaattaagaaaaacaagCTAGGGGggattgctatccaccaccacaTAATCATGCAAATATGTtctatttcattcaaattcctctGTTTCTAGATAAAGATGCTTAGGTTAGTTCAATGCTAGGACACAacttattactctttcttatgtagaCTTAATTTAGTTCCAAGCATGTAATCTAGAATGATGTTAATAAGCATATAAGATCATAGAAAGCAACCTACACCCCTTTGCATACAAAGACATAGAAGTGACTTATAATACTAATATAAGAGAAAGATGGCAAGTCAAGGAACCATGATATCCACTCCTTAGCTATGACATTCCAAAGTCATGCAGAACAGACACTAATCGTCCTTCAATATTATTGATTAATTGGACCTTCAAGAAACGAGTAGAGTATTGTTCGGGTAAGAAATCTGGCTGGTGGGCGTTCCTAgctcgagcacacagctccccgaggagttggcactttggttgattGTCGGGTTCCTGCTTGTCACAATACTGCAAGAGGATAACAAAGTTAGTTCTAAAAGGTGTCtttatggggccttaggtgtagaccTTGAGACTCGTAATCAAAACCAACTAGGTGTTTAGGCGTGCCATTGTCATCTCtgtatggcagatgtaaaacaagtgtgttttaagcggattacttgcgccccaagttatttCTGACTTCTtatttatcaaaggattgttgtaggtgGGTTAAGtttacattaagttcttttctatgccttgagatcaaAGACTTTTAGTTATCTTGTATGCTCGAGGGGTGAAGGTCCATGTCTGATCAAGTCATCAGTTTAATTCATTCCAATCTTAATAAAAAGACTAAGTGAACCATATCTGAGAACTGATGGGGCTTTGGGTCATCAAATGAccagaaataacttgaatataaaCTGGGGAATGCATTATAACAACAGATCTATTAAttgaaagacaaaaacaaagagagtcgggcaagatttcaccttatcgggcaaggttaaacgtCTTGCGGTGTCTTCTCTTTGCAGTTTACAAAAGGATTGAGTATTAAAGGAGATGACTGGAAATGAGTTTATACACTAtggatcgatactacaacatttAGGAAAATGTAGCAAAGCATttacatagacaaaagatgtcttTCAAAGGAAATCTAAGGCTAAACAGGGTGCATAGTCTAGACAAAGCACGGCTTTCTGGGTATTTGCTTGGCTGATAGAcaagttgtatgtttgtttgattggttgagtgtccttgtctctgggccTTCTTCCTCATTTTATAGACGAATTAGTCCGACTGCCTGTGGCTTTGTTCTTGCCCAAAAGCAATTGAAAgatagtgactcatcagtattttacttgtattgccactaaaaagtacttttgggctgagagTAGGTTGATTTTCAACAGTTGTCATTTCTCTTGTAAGCACCTAACTTTTGCATTAATGGGGGAACACCAACTAGTCTTGAGATGGACGGTCTGGGCTTCGAGCGAAACTCTTCTTATTGAACTCTTTTGGGCTTTCTCTCCTCTAAGCCCAaagttaaatattaacccaaacaagtATAAAACTAAAGATTTGAGTATACCTCGGAGCCAAGGATCTAAATCCCCAATCCCTTTTGGGGGCCAAATAACTCTAATCTCTACCATAGGTGCCAAAGAAGTTGCAATGACCGGCCGACTGGCCTAATGGTTTATGCTCGCCCAAAATATCATAGTAGAAGTtgtatttatgttgtttttcaaaACAACTTTTGGAAACACTCTCTATTGCCGTTACAgattaacaagtagaaatcattaagtaGTAAAAGAGTTTGAATCATCACTGGGCATCATAATTAATAGAAATTGGTTCACTTGTTAATTGCAATTATCAAGCATTACTCTTGAAAATATGTAGGATCTCATTTGGTAAGGGTAGGCACTCATAGCACTAGAATTTTatatatgcttactaagtatgcataCAAAGAAGTCATATACTTAAGAATTAATCACTAACTAATATAGATAGTGAGTCAATTTCCATCCATTAATAAAAGAAATTGTTTGCACTCAAAATACgcccatttttacttatttgggtcATTGGggtaaaatatggcatttggAGGATTATTATGCAAGAAGGCTAGCTTAGGAAAATATTTGGCTGCAAGTGGACattataatattgtttctcCAATTTGTTTGGGTGGTGGAGATTTGCATGCCTTCAAGTAGATTGGAAAAGCATGCAGACATTCTTGTAGGAGGCATGTGAAAGAAGACAGCTTGcttctttttattattaatttattacaaGTGGTGGAGATATGTGGTGGAGATTCAAACTTGCTTATTCTAAATATTTCACAATACAAGCTGCCCAAGCTTCTTTCGGGCAAGTACAAAAACCTCAGCAGGGGGTTTCTTCCAGACCTCTATATAAAGGAGCACAAGCACaaggattatggacactcaaaACAACCAATCAAAACTCTACTCAAATTAGCTCATCAGCTTCCTTGTAGACATTTATTTTTAGCCAGGCAtcctttgcttttcttgtttattagctctgctactcacttgtagtatcgatctgatttgtagcttttatgtactcatttccagtcatataaattacaagcaatctgcaatattagtcactttcctctgtcatttatatttccaagcaaccttgtcatttacatattgttctatctctccatataagtaaagtccttatttttaaggcaaacaaagaaccttaatttgagcaactctcactcaaatggcacaatctcttggTTCGAAGTCAAACTCaggcgcaacctcaatcattcaaatcccgtctactagcggcatctagtagtggcacgcccgcaccccaccaatctcgtatgtgaGCAAATCCTCGGCATGCCCGCAAGGCACCATGGCGGATTTAGGGAGCAAAcatattttggcacgcccggtgggatcctTATATGAAGTTAGATCATGAACAATCCttatgttcatgatttttctGCTTTTTCGGAGTATGAGGAGGATTGCGGTGTTGAAGAACACCCAAGCTATGGCTATCACATAGAGCCAACCTATGAGTTGCCAACTTATGGGTACATGGCTGAAGAATACTAAAGTCCCCTGGAATATGATTGTCGGCCAACTAATGGccatcaaataaataataatcttGAAGATTGGCCAACTTATGGCTATGATGAAGGTTATTATTCTTTTGAAGACAATCACATTTTTTAATACTATGATAGGCCAACCAATGGCTTTGAGTATCAAAAGGCTTCCAATGAGTACATAGAGCCAATATATGAAATGCCAACTCATGATCATCCGGATGAAAAGCTCTGCAGAGAAGATGTGGGCAAATTAGAGAAGGTGTCCAAACTCCATATGGCAAACATCGAATATGGTGAAGAGGTGACTAAGTGTTTTAGAAAGGTGGAGGAAAGCTATACAACTTTTGGAGAAACTTTGAGAAAGTTGATAGATCAAATGTGTCAAATCCCCTCTACAAAGCACACTCACCCTACTACAACCAAGGAAGAACAGATCATACACGTTGATGAAGGCCAAACAATGGCCCCACCCAATGAAAATCTATGAAAATAGATATGGTTGTAGAAGACCAAGCCGACATATCAAAACCAATAGCGGCTAAGATGGAGCTTGTGGCTATTGTAGGCCAAACACCAACGCTCGGGGGGCACGAGCCCACACCTCATGTGGagcccgaagaagaagaaaatagctCCTACATTCTTCCCCGCCAACACGAGCATGTTGTCCGCATCGAGATCTCAAAGAGGACAAAGCTTGGGATCAAACATGAATGGCCACCTCCTATGGTTCCCAAGCTATATGGCATGGCCAATTTAAATGGTGGGTATGATCTCTCTACACTCAaatttaaaaagagaaaaagatttGAGTGTTGAGAGAAAAATAACACTTG
This is a stretch of genomic DNA from Malus domestica chromosome 02, GDT2T_hap1. It encodes these proteins:
- the LOC103413154 gene encoding uncharacterized protein, producing the protein MEHDQDQEALFHSYPCAYYVQSPSTNSHSNSADIRNPIPESEFHSPTRPDPANPTLHEEATRFTLSHYLSSRGSSHSFLHQKKISFDARSNGTGTDNCENRLVIVKGSDDHFGDEDDDEEYYYVVGKRSGWWKRYCSYRYSDSFVWILLQISWRAMLSLCIALLVFYVVTKPPPPKVSIQMAGIDQFGLGEGVDGSGVTTKFLTCNCSINLIIENKSKLFSLHIRPPAMEMCFGRLPFALSHGPKLYAESGSSKFKLYVGTRNKPVYGAGRSMDDMLKSGKGLPLVLRVKLSSSFWVVRNLIKPKFHHQAECLLVLDRAYDKKHRTQAYSSTCMMT